The genomic region CGGAGACCAGTGCCAACACAATCCGGACGGCGCCACCACTGGTGCCAACAACCGTGGACGGTGCCAGCTTCAAGTGGACCGGACACTCAGAGCGTCAGATTCATTGGGCAATGTCAGTGGCGTCGATTAGAATGTATGTACTAATCAAGGCTCCTGACCTGGGAGGACGCCCGTGACCGCGCCCGCCTCCACGCCCCTCACGCCCTACGCCACCCTGCTCGGCTTCACCCGCTACGTCGACCGCACCGGCCCCACCAAGGCCACCTTCGTGGGCGGGTTGCGCAAGCAGCGCGCCAGCCGCTCCGGCTTCAACCCGCACGGCCAGTTCGTCAAGGCGCTCAAGGCCGACATCGCCTTCCACACCGGCGGCACCCACCTGACGGGGGTGGTCGACGTGGTCAAGCCACGCTGGCGTCCGCTCTACCAGGCCCTGGTGCCCGGTGCCACCGCCTGGCTGCACTCGCTCGGCGACCCGGCCGCCATCGACCTCGCACAGACCCGCGACGCCCTGGCCATGCTGGGTGACCTCCCCGTCAAGATCAATCCCCATTTCGGCGTACGCCACAACGACGGTCGCGCCGAAGCGGTCCGCCTGCACTTCGACGAGGCACCACCGAGCGAGGAATCAATGCTCGCGACCCTGCACCTGATGGCCCGACACATGGACGCCGTTCTCCCGCACGCCGAGCCCGTCCTTGTCGACGTCCGGCGGGGTCAGGCCCACCGCATGCCCACCGACGCCAAGCCCGAGCAGATCGAACGCTGGCTGGCCGGCGAAGCAGCCGCCTTCCGCGCAATCTGGTCCACCGCCGCCTGACACCACCGACCCGCGCGACCCGCAATCGCCAAGATCCGCGCAACTTCAGGGATCCTGCTGCCTCCCGTCGTCGGGAGGCAGCAGGTCCGGCGAAGTTGCGCGGATCTTGGTCTGGCCGTTGCCGGTGGAGGTTATCCACAGGGACTGACCAGGGGCATGTCCGCCGGTCAAGGTGTCAACATGCCTGTACCCCCACGACGGCCGGCAGCATTGCAGGGCCGCGTCTTTCGCGGCTCCCGGATCGTCGCCCAAGGTCTGCTGACCCGCACGGAGTTGCGGAGCGCTGCGTGGCGTCCCCTGTTCCGGGATGTCTACGCGGACGCACAGATGACCCTCACGCACCACATCCGTTGTGCGGCGGCGGCCCGGTGGGTGCTGCCACCGGGCGTGCTGATCGCAGGCCGCAGCGCAGCGGCGCTCTACGGTGCGACGTCGATTGCCGACCATGAACCTCTCGACGTGCTCGTGCCCATTGGGCAGCGGTTCGGGCCGGTCTCGGGGCTCACCGTACACACCGGTGCGATCAGCGCCAGCGATGTCGGGGTCCGTTCCGGCGTCCCGCTGACCACGCCGACACGCACCTGCTGGGACCTGGCCCAGTGGCTCCCCACGCAGGAGGCGGTCGCCGTCGTCGATCGCCTCGCCGGCCTACACCTGGTGGCGCTCCCCCGGTTGCGTACGGACGCCAGGGCGCGAGTCGGCAGTCGAGGCTGGAAACGGATGCTGCGAGTGGCCGAGTTGGCCGATGCCGGCGCGGAGTCGGCCCAGGAGTCCCGGCTCCGGGTACGGATCGTCCTCGCCGGGCTTCCGGCGCCTGTCACCCAGTTCGTGGTCGAGCGCGACGGCCGGTTCGTGGCCCGCCTTGACCTGGCCTGGCCGCACCTGAAGGTCGCCGTCGAGTACGACGGCCTGTGGCACCGCGATCCGGAGCAGTTTCACCGCGATCGGCGCCGCCTCAACCGTCTGCTGGGTGAGGACTGGCTTGTTCTGCACATCACCGCCAAGCGGCTCCGGGAGGACTTCGACGGCTTCCTGACCGAGCTCCGCGCCGCCCTGCGCACCCGCCGTCGCTGACCCCTGGACACGCCATGATCCGCGCAACTTCTCGGATCCTGCTGTCTCACCAACTCGTGAGGCAGCACTTTCCCCGAAGTTGCGCGGATCTTGGGCCGGCAGGGCGCGGTGCGGTGCGGTGCGGTGCGGCGCGAATGCGGTGCGGTGCGGTGCGGTGCGAATGCGGTGCGGTGCAGGTTGGCTGGCTACGCGGCGGGGAGGTACTTGGCCAGGTCGTCGAGGATCTTGTTGGCGGCGCCGACGCCGATGCCGGTCATCCAGATCTCGTCGGAGACCGGGTACGCCTTGCCGGCCTTGACGGCGCCGAGGCCCTTCCACAGAGTGCCGCCGCCGACCTTGGCCTGCTCGGCCGCGGCCTTCTCGCCGTACGCGGTCACGAAGATGACGTCACCGTCGACCTCGTTGATCCGCTCGGGGCTGACCAGGTCGAAGCGCTTGTCCTCCTTGTTGGCGAGCATCTGCCGCTCGGGGCGGCCGAGGCCGGTGTCGCCGATGACGATGCCGGAGAAGGAGTCGGGGCCGTACACCCGGATGTTGCCCGGGATGAACCGCACGATGGACACCTTGCGGGCGGCGGGGTCGCCGAGGGTCGCACCGAAGTCCTTGGCCCGCTTCTCGTACGTGGCGAGGAGGTCCTTGGCCTGCTGCTCACGGCCGAGCGTCTTGCCGTCGAGGAGGAAGTTCTCCT from Micromonospora profundi harbors:
- a CDS encoding ABC transporter substrate-binding protein, producing MRRRLVAALAAAAALSVGLTACGESDPVANSTTAETREITHAMGTTKVPADPKRVVVLDTDKIDTALSLGITPIGAATAGEAKSWPTYFGEDKLTGIKEVGVLTEPDLEAINALKPDLILGSKFRQEKFYDELAAIAPTVFTEKVGITWKENFLLDGKTLGREQQAKDLLATYEKRAKDFGATLGDPAARKVSIVRFIPGNIRVYGPDSFSGIVIGDTGLGRPERQMLANKEDKRFDLVSPERINEVDGDVIFVTAYGEKAAAEQAKVGGGTLWKGLGAVKAGKAYPVSDEIWMTGIGVGAANKILDDLAKYLPAA